One stretch of Qingrenia yutianensis DNA includes these proteins:
- a CDS encoding glycosyltransferase encodes MKISVVLPVYNEEKVIESTVCTLKNYLAKNFEFYEIIAVNDGSSDKSAEILKSISGIKFVNLQTNHGKGYAVKKGAQISTGDAVIFTDADLCYGAEKIKNMVQSLVNSDISIGRRDVSRVGYSPLRRLFSQTFDIVTAPFLGKIADVQCGMKCFSKSAARAIFPHVKTNGFAFDFEILYLAHRFGFKISEIPVTMQKTEKSTVRIIRDPIFMIRDVVKVVLRNAFKNADFEDEFLNEKTHL; translated from the coding sequence ATGAAAATTTCGGTTGTTCTGCCCGTTTACAACGAGGAAAAAGTGATAGAAAGCACCGTTTGCACGCTGAAAAATTACCTTGCCAAAAATTTTGAATTTTACGAAATTATCGCGGTAAACGACGGGAGCAGTGACAAAAGCGCCGAAATTCTTAAAAGCATTTCGGGCATTAAATTTGTAAATCTGCAAACAAATCACGGCAAGGGTTACGCGGTGAAAAAAGGCGCTCAAATATCGACAGGCGACGCGGTTATCTTTACCGACGCCGACCTTTGTTACGGCGCGGAAAAAATAAAAAATATGGTGCAAAGCCTTGTAAATTCCGATATTTCCATCGGCAGGCGTGATGTATCGCGCGTCGGATATTCGCCGTTAAGACGTCTTTTTTCACAGACGTTCGACATCGTCACCGCGCCGTTTCTCGGCAAAATTGCCGACGTTCAGTGCGGTATGAAATGCTTTTCAAAATCGGCGGCAAGGGCGATTTTTCCGCACGTTAAAACAAACGGTTTTGCCTTTGATTTTGAAATTTTGTATCTTGCACACCGCTTTGGATTTAAAATTTCCGAAATTCCCGTAACTATGCAAAAAACCGAAAAAAGCACCGTCCGCATCATTCGCGACCCGATTTTTATGATACGCGACGTTGTAAAGGTTGTTTTGCGCAATGCCTTTAAAAATGCAGATTTTGAGGACGAGTTTTTAAATGAAAAAACACATTTATAA
- a CDS encoding glucosyltransferase domain-containing protein has product MKKHIYKILPLSFLLILKNLIFGYFPILDDHIQYSAYSLYTKKYILFTVGTIYKRPAAAIFDLFVWQNFKMPVSVIIITVMLVFSLFMLKEVFKTVNITIGIFSGAFMLFCPLNLEAVYWLSASSRIVTGLFFCTLSLYIITFSKRKIGIFAFWFFNLLSYLFYEQALIFSCVTTVFFLFFKNKKLTAIPILNIVLTGGYYIICAPFDRFSARAEIGFKIFPHIKSLAEIFFSVLPKMIFKSKYLILSIIIFAVSIFVLHKFRKENQNKSFSGIICALLVFVCPLLPHFILKNSYLSLRSTFFSVTALGIFLDNITLSKRTANTVSALVLSLFLAGSASEFFEYKSVYETDKTICENIINSHLIEDNKMYYLIGAKRMYNNINAPFAEHILNVTQADWSLTGAVRAYSHNKNIKRIIPIENESLATQNYEKIYIDGNLEIKKYR; this is encoded by the coding sequence ATGAAAAAACACATTTATAAAATTTTACCGCTTTCGTTTTTGCTGATTTTAAAAAATCTTATATTCGGATACTTCCCCATTCTCGACGACCATATTCAGTACAGTGCATATTCGCTTTACACAAAAAAATATATTCTCTTTACCGTCGGTACAATTTACAAACGTCCCGCCGCAGCAATTTTTGATTTGTTCGTATGGCAAAATTTCAAGATGCCCGTTTCGGTAATCATTATTACCGTTATGCTTGTTTTTTCACTGTTTATGCTGAAAGAGGTTTTTAAAACCGTAAATATAACCATAGGTATTTTCAGCGGTGCTTTTATGCTTTTTTGTCCGCTTAATCTTGAGGCGGTTTATTGGCTTTCCGCTTCGTCGCGCATTGTAACGGGTTTGTTTTTCTGCACGTTGTCGCTCTATATAATCACCTTTTCAAAGCGGAAAATCGGGATTTTTGCATTTTGGTTTTTTAATCTTTTGTCATATCTTTTCTATGAACAGGCACTTATTTTTTCGTGTGTAACAACCGTATTTTTTCTGTTTTTCAAAAATAAAAAGCTTACCGCAATACCGATTTTAAACATCGTTTTGACGGGCGGATATTACATAATCTGTGCGCCGTTCGACCGTTTTTCCGCACGTGCGGAAATCGGATTTAAAATATTTCCGCACATAAAATCACTTGCGGAAATATTTTTTTCGGTTCTCCCGAAGATGATTTTTAAGTCAAAATATTTAATTTTGTCAATAATTATTTTTGCTGTTTCAATATTTGTTTTACACAAATTTCGCAAAGAAAATCAAAACAAAAGCTTTAGCGGAATTATCTGCGCATTGCTTGTTTTTGTATGTCCGCTCCTGCCGCATTTTATTCTCAAAAATTCATATCTCTCACTGCGAAGCACTTTTTTCTCCGTAACGGCGCTCGGCATTTTTCTGGATAACATCACCCTTTCAAAGCGCACCGCAAACACCGTTTCCGCACTTGTTTTAAGCCTCTTTCTCGCCGGCTCGGCAAGTGAATTTTTTGAATATAAATCAGTATACGAAACCGACAAAACAATTTGCGAAAACATTATAAACTCTCATCTTATCGAGGATAACAAAATGTATTATCTTATCGGGGCAAAGCGTATGTATAACAACATAAACGCGCCGTTTGCCGAGCATATTTTAAACGTTACGCAAGCCGACTGGTCGCTCACCGGCGCGGTAAGGGCATATTCGCACAACAAAAATATAAAACGCATTATTCCGATTGAAAACGAAAGCCTTGCAACGCAGAATTATGAAAAAATTTATATTGACGGTAACCTCGAAATTAAAAAATATAGATAA
- a CDS encoding WecB/TagA/CpsF family glycosyltransferase, producing the protein MDNKVDILGVNIDKLGIKDASEKIYSFLEDGGHHCVFTPNSEIIMAAHRDENFKKILNSADILTADGIGVVYASKILKNPITERAAGFDTAMELLKKMNDGKKSLYLFGSKPGVADRAAEKIKKMHPNIVISGCADGYFNAEKEKKIIDDINEKSPDVLFVCLGFPKQEKWIYEHKGKLNVKVMMGLGGSLDVIAGEAKRAPEIFQKLNMEWFYRLCKEPWRIGRMMDLPKFAVTVILKGKRAK; encoded by the coding sequence ATGGATAACAAGGTTGACATTCTCGGCGTTAATATAGACAAGCTCGGCATCAAAGATGCGAGCGAAAAAATATATTCTTTTTTGGAGGACGGCGGTCATCACTGCGTTTTTACACCCAATTCCGAAATTATTATGGCGGCGCACCGCGACGAAAACTTTAAAAAAATACTTAATTCCGCGGATATTCTCACCGCTGACGGAATAGGCGTTGTTTATGCGTCAAAAATACTGAAAAATCCCATAACGGAACGCGCCGCAGGCTTTGACACCGCTATGGAACTTCTCAAAAAAATGAACGACGGCAAAAAAAGTCTTTATCTTTTCGGCTCGAAACCCGGTGTTGCCGACCGTGCGGCGGAAAAAATTAAAAAAATGCACCCGAATATTGTTATATCGGGCTGTGCGGACGGATATTTTAACGCAGAAAAAGAGAAAAAAATTATTGATGACATAAACGAAAAAAGCCCCGACGTTCTGTTCGTTTGTCTTGGTTTTCCCAAGCAGGAAAAGTGGATTTACGAGCACAAAGGCAAGCTCAACGTTAAAGTTATGATGGGACTCGGCGGAAGTCTTGACGTTATCGCCGGCGAGGCAAAGCGTGCGCCCGAAATTTTCCAAAAGCTTAATATGGAATGGTTTTACCGTCTTTGCAAAGAGCCGTGGCGAATAGGCAGAATGATGGACTTGCCGAAGTTCGCGGTTACGGTTATTTTAAAAGGAAAGAGGGCGAAATAA
- a CDS encoding dTMP kinase: MGKLLVIEGVDSSGKATQAKKLLENLKSIGYDVQSVEFPDYKSNSSALVKMYLGGEFGKNAEDVNPYSASAFFAVDRVASYLTNWKKSLDDGKIVLADRYTTSNFIHQAAKISDKAEKDKFLDWVSDFEYNKLGLPKPDLTIFLDMPVPYAKILMANRPNKINNSQTLDIHESDTEYLNHSYQNAHYVADKFGWHKILCVKDEKVRSIDDIAGEILDTAKEVL, from the coding sequence ATGGGTAAACTGCTGGTTATCGAGGGCGTGGACTCCAGCGGAAAGGCAACGCAGGCAAAAAAGCTTCTCGAAAATTTAAAAAGCATCGGCTATGATGTTCAAAGCGTTGAATTTCCCGATTACAAAAGTAATTCTTCGGCTTTGGTAAAGATGTATCTCGGCGGTGAATTCGGTAAAAATGCCGAAGATGTGAACCCCTATTCCGCGTCGGCATTTTTTGCGGTGGACAGAGTTGCGTCATACCTCACGAACTGGAAAAAGAGCCTTGACGACGGCAAAATCGTGCTTGCCGACAGATACACAACGTCGAATTTTATTCACCAGGCGGCAAAAATTTCGGACAAAGCGGAAAAGGACAAATTTCTCGACTGGGTGTCTGATTTTGAGTATAACAAGCTCGGACTGCCGAAACCCGACCTTACGATTTTCCTCGATATGCCCGTGCCGTACGCAAAAATACTTATGGCGAACCGCCCGAACAAGATAAACAATTCGCAGACGCTCGACATTCACGAGTCGGACACGGAATATCTTAATCATTCATACCAAAATGCGCATTACGTAGCAGATAAATTCGGCTGGCACAAGATTTTGTGCGTAAAAGACGAAAAAGTGCGTTCGATTGACGATATTGCAGGCGAAATTCTGGACACGGCGAAGGAAGTTTTATAA
- the gpmI gene encoding 2,3-bisphosphoglycerate-independent phosphoglycerate mutase, translating to MSKKPIVLTILDGYGINKNHKGNAVYEAKTPNMDNFMKNYPNNVIHASGLDVGLPDGQMGNSEVGHTNIGAGRIVYQELTRITKEIEDRTFFENDAFKKAVENCKENGSALHLLGLLSDGGVHSHIRHLFGLLELAKINGLTDVYVHCFTDGRDVSPTSGVEFVKMLEDEMKKLGVGKIATLIGRYYAMDRDNRWERVEQAYNAMVKGIGAKADDAVSAMEKSYANDVTDEFVVPTVVCEDGKIKKNDSVIFFNFRPDRAREITRTIVDEDFNGFAREYFKTYYVCMTQYDALMPNVDVAFKPQKLVNTYGEYISKLGKKQLRIAETEKYAHVTFFFNGGVEATYEGEDRILVPSPKVATYDLKPEMSAYEVCDKVVEAIESGKYDSVILNFANCDMVGHTGVMEAAVKAVEAVDKCVGKVADAVKKMDGVMLITADHGNAEQMIDPADGSVFTAHTTNVVPLVVMGCGDIKLKEGRLADLTPTMLDIADIEKPAEMTGESLIVK from the coding sequence ATGTCAAAAAAACCGATTGTTTTAACAATACTTGACGGCTACGGTATAAATAAAAACCACAAGGGCAATGCGGTTTACGAAGCAAAAACGCCCAATATGGACAATTTTATGAAAAACTATCCCAACAACGTTATCCACGCGAGCGGTCTTGACGTCGGACTTCCCGACGGTCAGATGGGAAACAGTGAAGTCGGTCATACAAATATCGGCGCCGGCAGAATTGTTTATCAGGAACTTACAAGAATTACAAAAGAAATTGAGGACAGAACGTTTTTTGAGAACGATGCTTTCAAAAAAGCGGTTGAAAACTGCAAAGAAAACGGCTCGGCTCTCCATCTTCTCGGACTTTTGTCCGACGGCGGTGTTCACAGCCATATAAGACACCTTTTCGGTCTTTTGGAACTTGCTAAAATCAACGGACTTACCGATGTTTACGTTCACTGCTTCACCGACGGACGTGACGTTTCGCCCACGAGCGGTGTTGAATTTGTAAAAATGCTTGAGGACGAGATGAAAAAACTCGGCGTCGGCAAAATTGCAACGCTTATCGGAAGATATTACGCTATGGACCGCGACAACCGCTGGGAGAGGGTTGAACAGGCATACAACGCTATGGTTAAAGGCATCGGCGCAAAGGCAGACGACGCTGTTTCCGCTATGGAAAAGTCGTATGCAAACGACGTAACAGACGAATTTGTTGTTCCTACCGTTGTTTGCGAGGACGGCAAAATCAAAAAGAACGACTCGGTTATTTTCTTCAATTTCCGCCCCGACAGAGCGCGCGAAATTACAAGAACAATCGTTGACGAAGATTTTAACGGTTTTGCAAGAGAATATTTTAAAACATATTACGTTTGTATGACACAGTATGACGCGCTTATGCCCAACGTTGACGTTGCGTTTAAACCGCAGAAACTGGTTAATACTTACGGCGAATATATCAGCAAGCTTGGCAAAAAACAGCTTCGAATTGCCGAAACGGAAAAATATGCGCACGTTACATTTTTCTTTAACGGCGGTGTAGAGGCAACGTATGAGGGCGAGGACAGAATTCTGGTGCCGTCGCCGAAGGTTGCAACCTACGATTTGAAGCCCGAAATGAGCGCTTACGAGGTTTGCGATAAGGTTGTTGAGGCGATTGAAAGCGGTAAATACGACTCTGTAATTCTCAACTTTGCAAACTGCGATATGGTCGGTCATACCGGTGTTATGGAGGCTGCCGTAAAGGCGGTTGAGGCGGTTGATAAGTGTGTAGGAAAGGTTGCGGACGCGGTTAAGAAAATGGACGGCGTTATGCTTATCACAGCGGACCACGGCAATGCAGAGCAGATGATTGACCCTGCCGACGGTTCGGTATTTACGGCGCATACAACAAACGTTGTTCCGCTTGTTGTTATGGGCTGCGGAGATATTAAACTCAAAGAGGGCAGACTTGCGGATTTGACGCCGACAATGCTTGATATTGCAGACATTGAAAAACCTGCCGAAATGACGGGCGAAAGCTTGATTGTAAAATAG